The following are encoded together in the Streptomyces sp. NBC_01465 genome:
- a CDS encoding ISL3 family transposase: MVFVGDEQFWDLVWPDVEGLGIDAICVVGDAVWIDLHARQPTVTCPSCGVTASRVHSTYTRRLADRPLGGRRVLLRLRIRRFFCDNGLCSRRTMAEQVPGLTMRYRRRTTSLARMVQAIGLAVGGRAGARLAAYLPVRTSRDVILGELRRLPDPPSGQVTVLGIDEFAFRKGATYGTVLIDVETRRPIDLLPDRTADTVASWLADHPEIRVICRDRCSTFSQAAARAAPDAIQVADRWHLLHSLARAVERTAHQHRVCLRKDAEIDVLDQRQGPSNPVSLAALIGPPESSDPPDGQLLARVRQWHTDIHQLRERGWTISAIADRLGRDRKTVRHYLTTDLEQILASARERRPNGHINRFKPYLQQRFLGGATNAAALFREIRERGYRGSRVVVTKYIATLRAGTAAPEPPRPIPSPRRITTWIMRHPDSLTDSQRDQLDRILDRLPRPGHRPRPRP, translated from the coding sequence ATGGTGTTCGTGGGGGACGAACAGTTCTGGGATCTGGTGTGGCCCGACGTCGAGGGGTTGGGCATCGATGCGATATGCGTCGTTGGGGATGCTGTGTGGATCGATCTGCATGCTCGGCAGCCGACGGTGACGTGCCCCTCGTGCGGCGTGACCGCTTCGCGCGTGCACAGCACGTACACGCGACGCCTGGCCGACCGCCCGCTGGGCGGGCGGCGGGTGCTGCTACGGCTGCGGATCCGCCGATTCTTCTGTGACAACGGCCTGTGCTCCCGCCGGACCATGGCGGAGCAGGTCCCGGGCCTGACCATGCGGTACCGGCGCCGGACCACATCCCTCGCCCGGATGGTGCAGGCGATCGGACTGGCCGTCGGTGGCCGGGCCGGTGCCCGGCTCGCCGCCTACCTGCCGGTGCGGACGAGCCGGGACGTGATCCTTGGGGAACTCCGGCGACTGCCGGACCCGCCGTCCGGCCAGGTCACGGTCCTGGGCATCGACGAGTTCGCGTTCCGCAAGGGCGCCACCTACGGGACCGTGCTGATCGACGTCGAAACCCGGCGGCCGATCGACCTGCTGCCCGACCGCACCGCGGACACCGTGGCCTCCTGGCTCGCCGACCATCCCGAGATCAGGGTGATCTGCCGGGACCGGTGCAGCACCTTCAGCCAGGCCGCCGCCCGCGCGGCACCCGACGCGATCCAGGTGGCAGACAGGTGGCACTTGCTGCACTCGCTCGCCCGTGCCGTCGAACGAACCGCCCACCAGCACCGCGTCTGCCTGCGCAAAGACGCCGAGATCGACGTTCTGGACCAGCGCCAGGGGCCGTCGAACCCCGTATCCCTGGCGGCGCTGATTGGGCCACCGGAGTCGAGCGACCCACCAGACGGGCAGCTCTTGGCCCGCGTCCGCCAGTGGCACACCGACATCCACCAGCTGCGCGAACGCGGCTGGACGATCAGCGCGATCGCCGACCGCCTGGGCCGGGACCGCAAGACGGTACGCCACTACCTGACCACCGACCTCGAGCAGATCCTCGCCTCCGCACGCGAGCGCCGCCCCAACGGCCACATCAACCGCTTCAAGCCCTACCTGCAACAACGCTTCCTTGGTGGCGCGACCAACGCCGCGGCCCTGTTCCGTGAGATTCGCGAACGCGGCTACCGCGGCAGTCGCGTCGTGGTCACCAAGTACATCGCGACCCTCCGTGCCGGCACCGCCGCCCCCGAACCACCGCGGCCGATTCCCAGTCCCCGCCGGATCACGACCTGGATCATGCGCCACCCCGACTCCCTGACCGACAGCCAGCGCGATCAGCTCGACCGCATCCTGGATCGCCTGCCCCGACCTGGCCACCGCCCGCGACCTCGCCCATGA
- a CDS encoding transposase: MSSTASWIACPDLATARDLAHEFSAIARERRGHDLTHWMTRALDHGPSPVQGFASFLQNDWDAVVNGLTLPWSSGAVEGQVTRIKLIKRRSYGRASFSLLRTLVLAQPP; the protein is encoded by the coding sequence ATCAGCTCGACCGCATCCTGGATCGCCTGCCCCGACCTGGCCACCGCCCGCGACCTCGCCCATGAGTTCAGTGCCATCGCTCGCGAACGCCGAGGTCACGACCTCACGCACTGGATGACACGAGCCCTTGACCACGGGCCATCACCGGTCCAGGGCTTCGCCTCCTTCCTCCAGAACGACTGGGACGCCGTCGTCAACGGCCTCACCCTGCCCTGGAGCTCAGGCGCCGTCGAGGGCCAGGTCACACGCATCAAACTGATCAAACGCCGGTCATACGGCCGAGCGTCCTTCTCACTCTTGCGAACCCTCGTCCTCGCACAGCCACCGTGA